A section of the Sporomusaceae bacterium FL31 genome encodes:
- a CDS encoding oxidoreductase has translation MSLSLNKHKMPEQDPKVRAKNFDEVTLGYSHEDAVNEAKRCLNCKHAPCRQGCPVQVDIPGFIKHLKEGDADSAIATIKNVNSLPAVCGRVCPQEEQCEKHCVLAKKGESVGIGRLERYVADYARNKGEDIQPVEYAADAQRVAVIGSGPAGLTAAGDLAKLGYKVTVFEALHAPGGVLVYGIPEFRLPKEAVVKAEIDNLRKMGVDIVVNAVVGKTFTIDELMEEEGYEAVFIATGAGLPYFMGIPGENLNGVYAANEFLTRCNLMKAYKFPHSGTPIHVGKKVAVVGGGNVAMDAARTALRLGAEHAYIVYRRSEAELPARLEEVHHAKEEGIEFQLLTNPIAILGDDQGWARALQCIRMELGEPDASGRRRPVEMAGSEFELEVDSVVIAIGQGPNPLVQSTTKGLETNKRGNIVADPETGATSKPGVFAGGDIVTGAATVILAMGAGKKAAVAIDQYLAAKRSAQTK, from the coding sequence ATGTCACTCTCACTAAATAAACATAAAATGCCGGAGCAGGATCCAAAGGTTCGAGCGAAAAACTTTGATGAAGTTACTTTAGGCTATTCCCATGAAGATGCTGTGAATGAGGCCAAACGCTGCTTAAACTGTAAACATGCACCCTGCCGCCAGGGCTGTCCAGTACAGGTCGACATTCCCGGCTTTATCAAGCATCTGAAAGAAGGCGATGCTGATTCGGCTATCGCAACCATCAAGAACGTAAATAGTCTTCCGGCAGTCTGCGGCAGAGTTTGTCCGCAGGAAGAACAATGTGAGAAGCATTGTGTCTTAGCCAAAAAGGGCGAGTCGGTTGGTATTGGGCGTTTGGAACGTTATGTTGCTGACTATGCCAGGAATAAAGGTGAAGATATTCAGCCAGTCGAATATGCTGCTGATGCACAAAGAGTCGCTGTCATTGGCTCGGGACCTGCGGGGCTGACTGCTGCTGGAGATCTAGCTAAGCTGGGCTATAAGGTGACAGTATTCGAAGCATTGCATGCGCCGGGCGGCGTACTGGTTTATGGCATTCCTGAGTTTCGACTGCCGAAAGAAGCCGTTGTAAAGGCTGAAATTGACAACTTGCGCAAAATGGGTGTCGATATTGTTGTGAATGCTGTTGTCGGAAAAACTTTTACTATTGATGAACTTATGGAAGAAGAAGGCTATGAGGCCGTATTCATTGCAACTGGCGCAGGTTTACCATATTTTATGGGAATACCTGGCGAAAACCTAAATGGTGTGTATGCTGCCAATGAGTTTTTAACTCGCTGTAATTTAATGAAGGCTTATAAATTCCCGCATTCTGGAACGCCTATTCATGTAGGCAAAAAAGTAGCGGTAGTCGGTGGGGGTAATGTGGCAATGGATGCTGCCAGAACAGCTCTGAGGCTGGGGGCAGAGCATGCCTATATTGTCTATCGGCGTTCAGAGGCTGAGTTGCCAGCCCGTCTTGAAGAAGTTCACCATGCAAAAGAAGAAGGCATTGAATTTCAATTGCTTACCAATCCAATAGCCATTCTTGGTGATGACCAAGGGTGGGCGCGTGCACTTCAATGTATCCGTATGGAACTTGGCGAGCCAGATGCATCAGGACGGAGAAGACCTGTCGAGATGGCTGGTTCAGAATTTGAGTTGGAAGTTGATTCTGTAGTTATTGCAATTGGACAAGGGCCAAACCCCTTAGTTCAGTCGACTACTAAAGGGCTTGAGACTAACAAACGAGGAAATATTGTCGCTGATCCTGAAACTGGTGCAACTAGTAAACCAGGAGTATTTGCCGGCGGTGATATTGTGACCGGAGCTGCTACTGTTATTTTGGCAATGGGAGCAGGTAAAAAGGCAGCGGTAGCGATCGATCAATACCTGGCTGCGAAACGCTCTGCTCAAACTAAATAA
- a CDS encoding glutamine amidotransferase — MIVMIDNYDSFVYNLVQYLGELGEDIRVFRNDQITLAQIEKLTPDHIILSPGPCTPNEAGISLALIEQFQGVIPILGVCLGHQAIGQAFGGNVVRASRLMHGKTSLIHHNEQGIFCGLPNPFTATRYHSLLVERATLPECLEITAETNQGEIMGLRHREYSIEGVQFHPESILTESGHAMLQNFLQGKRSYKQLPRS, encoded by the coding sequence ATGATCGTAATGATTGATAATTATGACTCATTTGTGTATAACCTAGTGCAATATTTAGGCGAGCTCGGGGAAGACATCAGAGTCTTTCGCAATGATCAAATTACGTTGGCGCAAATTGAGAAACTGACACCAGATCACATCATCCTCTCACCTGGTCCTTGTACTCCGAATGAAGCTGGAATTAGTTTAGCTCTGATTGAACAATTCCAAGGAGTTATTCCAATCCTGGGCGTTTGTTTAGGACACCAGGCCATTGGTCAAGCCTTTGGTGGAAATGTGGTGCGTGCTTCACGCTTGATGCATGGGAAGACTTCATTAATTCATCACAATGAGCAGGGAATATTTTGCGGTTTGCCTAATCCGTTTACGGCGACTCGCTATCATTCATTGCTTGTTGAGCGTGCTACATTGCCAGAATGTCTAGAGATTACTGCAGAAACTAATCAGGGAGAGATCATGGGGCTGCGGCATCGTGAATATTCTATTGAGGGAGTACAATTTCATCCTGAGTCCATCCTTACCGAATCAGGCCATGCCATGCTGCAAAATTTTCTGCAGGGTAAACGATCATATAAGCAATTGCCCAGGAGTTAA
- the sdhB_1 gene encoding L-serine dehydratase, iron-sulfur-dependent subunit beta → MNLYDIIGPIMVGPSSSHTAGAVRLGNLALAILGEPVQRAHIELHGSFAQTYRGHGTDLALVAGLLGWTPDDLRIPQSFEYAHKAELDYSFIKTNLGDLAHPNTVRFRLTGKNGASSEVTGASVGGGSVIITNVDGFSLEFTGELTALLTMHDDKPGVVALVTSILSNQGVNVAAMRLSRQDKGGLAVMVLETDQTITNEVIAVIKAMPQIKAVRRIQRV, encoded by the coding sequence ATGAATTTATATGACATTATTGGACCCATCATGGTTGGTCCATCAAGCTCACATACTGCCGGTGCTGTGCGACTGGGCAATTTGGCGCTGGCTATTTTAGGTGAGCCCGTACAGCGGGCTCATATAGAACTACATGGTTCATTTGCTCAGACCTATCGCGGTCACGGAACTGATTTGGCGCTAGTGGCTGGACTATTAGGCTGGACTCCGGATGATTTGAGAATTCCGCAATCCTTTGAATATGCCCATAAGGCTGAACTGGACTATAGTTTTATTAAGACCAACTTGGGTGATTTGGCTCATCCTAATACCGTGAGATTTCGCTTGACCGGAAAAAATGGCGCAAGTTCAGAAGTTACTGGGGCATCGGTTGGCGGCGGCAGTGTCATCATTACTAATGTCGATGGTTTCTCACTCGAATTTACGGGTGAGCTGACTGCTTTGCTGACCATGCATGACGACAAGCCTGGTGTCGTTGCTTTGGTAACTAGTATATTATCCAATCAGGGCGTCAATGTAGCAGCCATGCGTCTATCCCGCCAGGATAAAGGCGGCTTGGCGGTCATGGTTTTAGAAACTGACCAAACAATAACCAATGAAGTGATTGCAGTCATTAAAGCTATGCCGCAAATTAAAGCTGTGCGCAGAATTCAGCGTGTTTAA
- the fhs gene encoding formate--tetrahydrofolate ligase: MKTDVEIAQSAIMNPIVQVAKELQITDDELELYGKYKAKVSLDTWERVKDKPNGKLILVSAINPTPAGEGKTTTTVGLGDALRRLNKRVVIALREPSLGPCFGIKGGAAGGGYAQVVPMEDINLHFTGDFHAITSAHNLLAAVIDNHIQHGNELGLDPRRITWRRVVDLNDRALRSIICGLGGKINGTPRETGFDITVASEMMAILCLANDLADMKARISRIIVAYTYDNKPVTVKELNVTGALTLLFKDAIKPNLVQTLENTPAFVHGGPFANIAHGCNSVMATKFALKLADVVVTEAGFGADLGAEKFIDIKCRFAGFKPDAVVIVATVRALKMHGGVPKAELTNENMSALEAGLANLTKHIENMHKFGLPAVVAINAFPTDTKQELDFVEERCQAMGAEVALSEVWAKGGEGGIALAEKVLQATEKTSSFKFLYDETAPIKTKIETIAREIYGANGVNYTAAAEKTIQELTNMGFDKTPICMAKTQYSLSDDANKLGRPTEFTITVREIRVAAGAGFLVAITGDIMTMPGLPKRPAAEKMDIDNSGKIVGLF, encoded by the coding sequence ATGAAGACTGATGTTGAAATTGCTCAATCTGCGATCATGAACCCGATCGTACAAGTAGCGAAAGAATTGCAGATTACTGATGATGAACTTGAACTTTACGGGAAATACAAAGCAAAAGTTTCACTCGATACCTGGGAAAGAGTGAAAGATAAACCAAATGGAAAACTTATTTTGGTGAGTGCTATTAACCCAACACCAGCAGGTGAAGGAAAGACTACAACTACTGTCGGATTAGGCGACGCATTACGGCGTCTAAATAAGAGAGTGGTGATTGCCCTTAGAGAACCGTCGTTAGGACCTTGTTTTGGCATTAAAGGTGGTGCAGCTGGCGGCGGCTATGCGCAAGTAGTACCTATGGAAGATATCAATTTGCATTTTACTGGTGATTTCCACGCAATTACTTCGGCTCATAATCTGCTGGCGGCAGTCATTGACAATCATATTCAGCATGGCAATGAACTTGGGCTTGATCCCCGGAGAATTACTTGGCGGCGGGTTGTTGATTTAAATGATCGAGCCTTACGGTCTATCATCTGTGGACTTGGTGGTAAGATTAACGGTACGCCACGGGAAACAGGCTTTGATATTACTGTAGCATCCGAAATGATGGCTATTCTTTGTTTAGCGAATGACTTAGCGGATATGAAAGCTCGGATTAGCCGTATTATTGTAGCTTATACCTACGATAATAAGCCGGTTACAGTGAAAGAACTCAATGTAACCGGGGCATTAACGTTATTATTTAAAGATGCTATTAAACCCAATTTGGTACAAACCTTAGAAAATACGCCAGCGTTTGTTCATGGTGGTCCATTTGCCAATATTGCGCATGGCTGTAACAGTGTCATGGCAACTAAATTTGCGCTAAAACTGGCTGATGTTGTGGTTACAGAAGCTGGCTTTGGTGCCGACTTGGGTGCGGAGAAATTTATTGATATCAAATGCCGTTTTGCTGGCTTTAAGCCTGATGCTGTTGTCATCGTGGCGACAGTAAGAGCTCTTAAAATGCATGGCGGTGTGCCAAAAGCCGAATTAACCAACGAGAACATGTCAGCCCTTGAAGCGGGCTTGGCTAACCTGACCAAGCATATTGAGAATATGCATAAATTCGGCTTACCTGCTGTTGTTGCGATTAATGCATTTCCAACAGATACCAAGCAAGAGCTGGATTTTGTGGAAGAGCGCTGCCAGGCTATGGGGGCAGAAGTCGCCTTATCAGAAGTCTGGGCAAAAGGCGGAGAAGGTGGAATCGCTTTAGCTGAAAAAGTTCTGCAGGCAACTGAAAAAACCAGCTCGTTTAAATTTCTCTATGATGAAACTGCTCCAATTAAGACAAAAATTGAAACCATTGCCCGCGAAATATATGGTGCAAATGGCGTAAACTATACGGCTGCAGCTGAGAAAACCATTCAGGAACTGACTAACATGGGTTTTGATAAAACACCAATTTGTATGGCGAAAACCCAATATTCTTTGAGTGATGACGCCAATAAACTGGGGAGACCAACAGAGTTTACTATAACAGTCCGGGAAATTCGCGTCGCTGCCGGTGCTGGTTTTCTTGTTGCGATTACTGGTGACATTATGACCATGCCAGGATTGCCTAAGCGGCCAGCTGCTGAGAAGATGGATATCGACAACAGCGGAAAGATTGTTGGGTTGTTTTAA
- a CDS encoding branched chain amino acid aminotransferase: MQSKMYINGQFIAADQAKISAYDHGFLYGNGLFETMRAYAGRVFRCHDHIGRIIQSADFLGWDYSFSADELIQAVYSTLKVNDLTDASIRLTISRGTGLARPDAVCSQPTLAVYAAPYQAPSADEYQTGWPAATASIRRNQTSPVCGIKSANYLDNLLARSEVKLKGAKEALLLNTDGLIAEGTIANYFFVMNGKLVTPHAESGLLPGITRAVVLELAAKIPIVSEVRAIYPEEIKVASEMFITNSLLEIMPVNRLDDTVVGNGQCGPVTQLLINQYKELVHAESNFS, encoded by the coding sequence GTGCAAAGCAAAATGTATATTAATGGTCAGTTTATTGCAGCTGATCAAGCCAAAATATCGGCTTATGATCATGGGTTTTTATATGGCAATGGCTTATTTGAAACCATGCGGGCTTATGCGGGCAGGGTGTTCCGTTGTCATGATCATATCGGACGAATCATTCAGAGTGCCGATTTTTTGGGTTGGGACTATTCATTCTCTGCTGATGAGCTAATTCAAGCCGTATACAGCACGCTGAAAGTCAATGATCTCACTGACGCATCAATTCGCCTGACAATATCACGGGGAACTGGTTTGGCGCGTCCGGATGCTGTCTGCAGCCAGCCAACCCTTGCAGTGTATGCTGCTCCTTATCAAGCACCTTCTGCTGATGAGTATCAAACAGGCTGGCCGGCTGCTACCGCCAGTATTCGCCGTAATCAAACCTCACCGGTTTGCGGGATTAAATCAGCAAATTATTTGGATAATTTGTTAGCAAGGTCCGAGGTCAAGCTAAAAGGTGCTAAAGAAGCACTGCTATTGAATACCGATGGATTGATCGCAGAGGGAACCATTGCAAATTATTTCTTTGTTATGAATGGAAAATTAGTAACACCTCATGCTGAGAGTGGTCTTCTACCGGGAATTACACGTGCAGTTGTGTTGGAATTAGCGGCAAAGATTCCTATAGTCAGTGAGGTTCGCGCAATTTATCCGGAAGAAATTAAAGTGGCCAGCGAAATGTTCATTACCAATTCACTGCTAGAAATTATGCCGGTCAATCGATTGGATGATACGGTCGTTGGCAACGGCCAATGTGGGCCAGTGACTCAACTGCTAATCAATCAATATAAAGAGTTAGTCCATGCGGAAAGTAATTTTTCTTAA
- a CDS encoding 4-hydroxybenzoate octaprenyltransferase: protein MNKLKAHLENIALSHSVFALPFAYMGAFLAAGGVPSLHDFFWITLAMVGARSAALALNNFIDLKYDRIHPRFKKRPMVTGAVKVWEAIVLIIVSLAVFIVAAANLHPVCLKLTPLAVIPLAAYPYMKRFSWTCHLVLGLALSVAPIGAWMAIRGEFSLPIGLLGLAVGIWIAGFDVIYGCQDVEFDKAHGLNSMPVRFGIAGALTLSKVMHVISILAFAAVGFLLQLSFIYYAGVLLAAIVLAYQHSIVNPLDFSKVTQVYFMRNGLVGILVCLFTFASLVF from the coding sequence TTGAATAAGTTAAAAGCACATCTAGAAAATATAGCACTATCCCACTCTGTATTTGCATTGCCATTTGCTTATATGGGGGCTTTTCTAGCGGCAGGTGGTGTTCCAAGTCTTCATGACTTTTTCTGGATCACTTTAGCTATGGTGGGAGCGCGCAGTGCAGCTTTAGCCCTGAATAATTTCATTGATTTAAAATATGATCGAATTCATCCTCGCTTTAAGAAGAGACCTATGGTTACCGGTGCGGTAAAAGTATGGGAAGCCATTGTGCTTATCATCGTCAGCTTAGCAGTGTTTATCGTTGCTGCTGCAAATTTACATCCTGTTTGTTTAAAATTAACACCATTAGCGGTCATCCCGCTTGCTGCATATCCTTATATGAAACGCTTTTCCTGGACTTGTCACTTAGTGTTAGGTTTGGCGCTATCGGTTGCTCCGATTGGCGCCTGGATGGCCATTCGTGGTGAATTTTCACTGCCTATAGGCTTATTAGGGTTAGCGGTGGGCATCTGGATTGCGGGTTTTGATGTGATTTATGGATGTCAGGATGTGGAGTTTGACAAAGCCCATGGCTTGAATTCCATGCCGGTGCGCTTCGGGATAGCGGGTGCCTTAACCTTGTCAAAAGTTATGCATGTAATCAGTATATTGGCTTTTGCGGCGGTAGGCTTTTTATTGCAGCTAAGTTTTATCTATTATGCTGGTGTCTTGCTAGCCGCCATTGTCCTGGCTTATCAGCATTCAATTGTTAATCCGCTTGATTTTTCAAAGGTAACGCAAGTTTATTTTATGCGTAACGGACTTGTTGGTATATTAGTTTGTTTGTTTACTTTTGCAAGTTTAGTATTTTAG
- the sdaAA gene encoding putative L-serine dehydratase, alpha chain: MNKKLSLQEWLNQAEQEGMTFTEFCLRQQCANLETTQQELMAYMLSSLDVMEQSVETGLSGIKSRGGLVGGDARKLADYRAEQKNSGLIGSTVAKAITIALAVGEANAAMGKIVAAPTAGSSGVLPAVLFSLGEAENIERTELAKALVVAGAIGMVIASRASLSGAAGGCQAECGSAGAMAAGAAVALSNGNPQQIGNAVAITLKNMLGLVCDPVAGLVEVPCVKRNAGAAAQALIAAEMALAGIASVIPVDEVIDAMAAVGSSMSCSLRETSQGGLAVTPTALAWAEKILKN; the protein is encoded by the coding sequence ATGAACAAGAAATTATCATTACAAGAATGGCTTAATCAAGCGGAGCAAGAGGGAATGACTTTTACTGAGTTTTGCTTGCGTCAGCAATGTGCTAATTTGGAAACAACGCAGCAAGAGCTGATGGCGTATATGTTGTCATCATTGGATGTTATGGAACAATCGGTTGAAACAGGCTTGAGTGGAATTAAATCCCGTGGCGGTTTGGTTGGCGGTGATGCACGCAAGCTTGCTGATTACCGTGCTGAACAGAAAAATTCAGGTCTTATCGGCTCTACAGTTGCCAAAGCCATCACCATTGCGCTGGCTGTCGGCGAGGCGAATGCAGCAATGGGGAAAATTGTTGCAGCACCAACTGCGGGTTCAAGCGGGGTTTTACCAGCCGTACTATTTTCTTTAGGTGAAGCTGAAAATATCGAGCGGACTGAATTGGCCAAGGCACTCGTGGTCGCAGGTGCAATCGGCATGGTGATTGCCTCCCGGGCATCCTTATCCGGGGCTGCGGGCGGTTGTCAGGCTGAATGCGGCTCAGCCGGTGCGATGGCTGCCGGCGCGGCTGTGGCATTAAGTAATGGCAATCCTCAGCAAATTGGTAACGCGGTAGCCATTACTTTGAAAAATATGTTGGGTCTGGTTTGTGATCCGGTTGCCGGATTGGTCGAAGTGCCTTGCGTAAAGCGTAATGCAGGTGCTGCTGCTCAAGCCTTGATTGCTGCTGAAATGGCTTTAGCGGGGATAGCGAGTGTTATTCCGGTTGATGAGGTGATTGATGCAATGGCTGCAGTAGGTTCGAGCATGAGTTGTTCGTTACGTGAAACGTCACAAGGCGGTCTGGCTGTGACACCCACAGCATTGGCTTGGGCCGAAAAAATTCTCAAGAATTAA
- the folD gene encoding bifunctional protein FolD, giving the protein MSAKILEGKYFAAQIKESSKKDIDVLKSEYGITPGLAVIIVGENPASKVYVANKHRSCAEIGIYSEVIELSAAVSKEELLAKIAELNNDAKIHGILVQLPLPDHIKAHEAEILNSINPAKDVDGFHPVNVGKLAIGEEHLVPCTPYGCIRMLELANIPIEGKHAVVIGRSNIVGKPMFNLLLSRNATVTVCHSRSKDIASITKQADILVAAVGKPNFVTRDMVKPGAVVIDVGINRIAEKKLVGDVDFEQVKEIAGAITPVPGGVGLLTIAMLLNNTVKAACLIHNIKL; this is encoded by the coding sequence ATGTCAGCAAAAATACTAGAGGGAAAATACTTTGCAGCTCAAATAAAGGAAAGCAGTAAGAAAGATATTGATGTACTCAAGAGTGAGTATGGGATTACGCCTGGATTGGCTGTTATTATTGTCGGGGAGAATCCGGCTTCGAAAGTATATGTCGCCAATAAGCACCGTTCTTGTGCAGAAATTGGCATTTATTCAGAAGTTATCGAATTATCTGCAGCGGTCAGCAAAGAAGAATTACTTGCTAAGATCGCTGAATTAAATAACGATGCAAAGATTCATGGGATATTGGTACAACTGCCACTTCCTGATCATATCAAAGCCCATGAAGCTGAAATTCTTAATTCCATTAATCCAGCAAAAGATGTGGATGGATTTCATCCTGTTAATGTTGGTAAACTTGCAATTGGTGAAGAACATTTAGTACCTTGCACACCCTATGGCTGTATTAGAATGCTGGAATTGGCGAATATTCCAATTGAAGGTAAGCATGCGGTCGTGATTGGCCGCAGCAATATTGTCGGCAAACCGATGTTTAATTTACTCTTGTCACGTAATGCTACGGTTACTGTGTGTCATTCCCGTTCCAAAGACATCGCAAGTATTACTAAACAAGCTGATATATTGGTCGCAGCTGTGGGGAAACCTAATTTTGTTACCCGCGATATGGTTAAGCCAGGAGCTGTGGTGATTGATGTGGGGATTAACCGTATTGCTGAGAAAAAGCTGGTGGGTGATGTTGACTTTGAACAAGTCAAAGAAATTGCTGGTGCAATTACGCCTGTCCCTGGTGGTGTAGGTTTGTTAACAATAGCGATGCTGTTAAATAATACGGTAAAAGCAGCTTGCTTAATCCATAATATTAAGTTGTAG
- a CDS encoding exonuclease, with protein sequence MNFVALDFETASSSRSSVCSVAVVSVEKGKIVDSFYSLVRPANLKFDYWNTKIHGITAEDVRDQPDFAQVWNTLKTYLQHKTVLAHNAAFDMSVLRSVLNEYELAAPVFRHFCTVSMSKKVWPNCENYKLSTLARNFDINFEHHHALHDARVCAMLALLAKTEVQADSLEQLVAKVNVKVQEFKTA encoded by the coding sequence ATGAATTTTGTAGCCTTAGATTTTGAAACTGCAAGCAGTAGTAGATCCAGCGTTTGCAGTGTCGCTGTTGTTAGTGTTGAGAAGGGGAAAATTGTTGACTCATTTTACTCATTAGTTCGCCCCGCGAATTTAAAATTTGATTACTGGAATACTAAAATCCATGGAATCACGGCAGAGGACGTAAGGGATCAGCCGGATTTCGCTCAGGTATGGAATACCTTAAAGACCTATTTGCAGCATAAAACTGTGCTTGCTCACAATGCGGCTTTCGATATGAGTGTTTTGCGCAGTGTTTTGAATGAATATGAGCTAGCGGCACCGGTCTTCCGTCATTTTTGTACAGTCAGTATGTCGAAAAAGGTATGGCCGAACTGCGAAAACTATAAATTGTCAACACTTGCCAGAAACTTTGATATTAATTTTGAGCACCATCATGCTTTGCATGATGCGCGAGTTTGTGCAATGTTGGCATTGTTGGCTAAGACCGAAGTCCAGGCTGATAGTTTAGAGCAGCTTGTTGCTAAAGTGAATGTGAAAGTTCAGGAATTCAAGACGGCATAA
- a CDS encoding aminodeoxychorismate synthase, component I has product MKPIIKEYQSLCSAEAIYALFAHEDNSVFLDSAIDVEGLGRYSFIARDPFLVFSSKDQETSIQEHDKRTIIEGNPFEELKRLLNLYQTEKIADQPPLLGGIIGYFGYDLAYLLEPRVAGCSQDDLEIPDCCLGFYDTVIIFDHHTDKITIASTGFPEINEQARLARAIERMDDLVKIIAAAVRLPEPQKPVPGGLLRANFTYKNYCEMIDQALDYIAAGDIFQVNLSQRFEAQLTAHPFQVYRYLRKINPAPFAAYLNFGELIVASASPERYLLVADRYVETRPIKGTRPRGQDEASDEQYRQELLNSEKDKAELVMIIDLERNDLGKVCEYGSVKVPDLIRLEEYATVFHLVSTVVGKIAAKHDIVDLIAASFPGGSITGAPKVRAMEIIDELEPIRRGLYTGSIGYIDFNGDADLNIVIRTMVMKQGKAFFQVGGGIVADSIAEQEYAETLTKAKALIQALGY; this is encoded by the coding sequence ATGAAACCAATCATTAAAGAATATCAAAGTCTGTGCTCTGCTGAAGCGATCTATGCCTTGTTTGCACACGAAGATAACAGTGTATTTCTTGATAGTGCTATTGATGTTGAAGGGTTAGGTCGCTATTCTTTTATCGCCCGTGATCCATTCTTGGTTTTTTCCAGCAAAGATCAAGAGACGTCTATCCAGGAGCATGATAAGCGAACAATCATTGAGGGCAATCCTTTTGAGGAGCTTAAGCGTCTGTTAAATTTATATCAAACTGAAAAAATTGCCGATCAACCTCCTTTGCTTGGTGGAATCATTGGATATTTCGGTTATGATTTGGCTTATTTATTGGAACCTAGAGTTGCTGGCTGCAGTCAGGATGATTTAGAAATACCGGATTGTTGTCTGGGTTTTTATGATACTGTGATCATCTTTGATCATCATACTGATAAAATAACCATTGCTTCAACTGGATTTCCTGAGATTAATGAGCAGGCCCGGCTGGCAAGAGCAATTGAGCGAATGGATGATTTGGTTAAAATCATTGCCGCTGCAGTTCGTTTGCCAGAGCCTCAGAAGCCGGTTCCTGGTGGGCTGCTTCGTGCCAATTTTACTTATAAGAATTATTGCGAAATGATTGATCAAGCCCTTGACTATATTGCCGCAGGCGATATTTTTCAGGTTAATTTATCCCAACGATTTGAGGCCCAACTAACAGCTCATCCTTTTCAGGTATATCGTTATCTGCGAAAAATAAATCCAGCTCCTTTTGCTGCTTATTTAAATTTTGGTGAGCTGATTGTTGCCAGTGCATCGCCCGAGCGGTATTTATTGGTTGCTGACAGGTATGTAGAAACCAGGCCGATAAAGGGAACCCGCCCGCGAGGGCAGGATGAAGCATCAGATGAACAATATCGCCAGGAGTTATTGAATAGTGAGAAAGATAAAGCTGAGCTGGTTATGATCATTGATCTGGAACGAAATGATCTCGGTAAAGTTTGCGAATATGGCAGTGTTAAAGTACCAGACCTCATTCGATTGGAAGAATATGCTACTGTATTTCACTTAGTATCCACTGTTGTCGGTAAAATTGCTGCCAAGCATGATATTGTTGACCTTATAGCAGCTTCCTTTCCAGGGGGATCGATTACCGGAGCCCCAAAAGTCCGGGCTATGGAAATTATTGATGAGCTTGAACCTATAAGGCGTGGCTTATATACAGGATCAATTGGTTATATTGATTTTAATGGTGATGCAGATTTAAATATTGTTATCCGTACTATGGTTATGAAGCAAGGTAAGGCATTCTTTCAAGTAGGCGGGGGAATTGTTGCTGACTCTATTGCGGAGCAAGAATATGCAGAGACTCTGACAAAAGCTAAAGCGCTCATTCAAGCACTAGGCTATTAA
- a CDS encoding ferredoxin-NADP+ reductase subunit alpha: protein MYKILVKKELAPSVKLFEMEAPRIAKKAQPGQFVIVRLDEEGERIPLTIADFDREKGTVTIIFQEVGASTKEMGRLNEGDSLLDLVGPLGKETHIENFGTVVCIGGGIGIAPVYPIARGMKQAGNQVISIVGARNKDILILEDEMTAVSDKLYVTTDDGSKGHKGFVTDQLKQLIDSGMNIALVVAIGPVIMMRSVAEVTRPYGIPTVVSLNPIMVDGTGMCGGCRVQVGDESKFACVDGPEFDAHKVDFAGLMARQRMYIPHEKNHEHHCANKQGGGCKCHSH, encoded by the coding sequence GTGTATAAAATTCTGGTCAAAAAGGAATTGGCGCCAAGCGTCAAGTTGTTTGAAATGGAAGCGCCGCGTATTGCCAAAAAGGCTCAACCAGGCCAATTTGTGATTGTGCGGTTAGATGAAGAGGGTGAGCGGATACCACTCACGATTGCTGATTTTGATCGTGAAAAGGGAACTGTCACCATCATATTTCAGGAAGTAGGCGCATCAACGAAGGAAATGGGTCGTCTCAATGAAGGGGATTCTTTACTGGATTTAGTCGGTCCGCTAGGCAAAGAAACTCATATTGAAAACTTCGGTACTGTTGTTTGTATCGGCGGCGGTATTGGGATAGCACCTGTTTATCCTATTGCGCGCGGCATGAAGCAGGCTGGCAATCAAGTAATCTCTATTGTGGGAGCTCGCAATAAAGATATTCTAATTTTAGAAGATGAGATGACTGCGGTTAGCGATAAACTCTATGTAACCACCGATGATGGTTCAAAAGGCCATAAAGGCTTTGTTACTGATCAACTAAAGCAATTGATTGATTCTGGAATGAACATTGCGTTAGTTGTCGCAATTGGTCCGGTTATTATGATGCGGAGCGTTGCTGAAGTGACTCGTCCTTATGGCATTCCAACTGTTGTAAGCTTAAATCCTATTATGGTTGATGGGACTGGCATGTGTGGCGGCTGTAGGGTTCAGGTTGGCGATGAAAGTAAATTTGCTTGTGTTGACGGCCCGGAATTTGATGCTCATAAGGTTGATTTTGCCGGTCTAATGGCACGTCAACGCATGTATATTCCGCATGAGAAAAATCACGAACATCATTGTGCCAACAAACAGGGAGGTGGCTGCAAATGTCACTCTCACTAA